One genomic region from Cucumis melo cultivar AY chromosome 9, USDA_Cmelo_AY_1.0, whole genome shotgun sequence encodes:
- the LOC103498072 gene encoding protease Do-like 1, chloroplastic, translating into MAAAAAFSLLPSSLSRPPKRPPTSFFLSKSISFHNFSNPARHFRYPIFSLLHQNKKHSQISPSIHLKLPIPSNPFASICESLLVFSTSVLLSFALFVTDVDPAVAFVVTTPRKLQTDELATVRLFQENTPSVVYITNLAARQDAFTLDVLEVPQGSGSGFVWDKDGHVVTNYHVIRGASDLRVTLADQTTFDAKVVGFDQDKDVAVLSIDAPKDKLRPIPVGISADLLVGQKVFAIGNPFGLDHTLTTGVISGLRREISSAATGRPIQDVIQTDAAINPGNSGGPLLDSSGNLIGINTAIYSPSGASSGVGFSIPVDTVSGIVDQLVRFGKVTRPILGIKFAPDQSVEQLGVSGVLVLDAPANGPAGKAGLKPTKRDAYGRLILGDIITSVNGKKVTNGSDLYRILDQCKVGDKVTVEVLRGDHMEKIPVILEPKPDES; encoded by the exons ATGGCTGCTGCTGCTGCATTTTCTCTTCTGCCTTCTTCACTTTCTCGCCCTCCAAAAAGGCCACccacttccttttttctctcAAAGTCCATCTCTTTTCACAATTTTTCCAATCCCGCCCGCCATTTTAGATACCCAATCTTCTCTCTTCTTCACCAAAATAAGAAACACTCTCAAATTTCACCTTCAATTCATCTAAAACTCCCCATTCCCTCTAACCCCTTTGCTTCAATTTGCGAATCGCTTCTTGTTTTCTCCACTTCGGTGCTCTTGTCCTTTGCTCTTTTTGTTACAGATGTTGATCCGGCGGTTGCTTTTGTTGTCACTACGCCGAGGAAATTGCAGACGGATGAGCTCGCTACAGTTCGTCTTTTTCAGGAGAATACTCCTTCTGTTGTTTATATCACGAATCTTGCTGCTAG gcAGGATGCTTTTACTTTAGACGTGCTGGAGGTACCACAGGGGTCCGGTTCTGGATTTGTGTGGGATAAGGATGGTCATGTTGTCACCAATTATCATGTTATTCGTGGTGCTTCTGATCTCAG AGTCACTCTAGCTGACCAAACTACTTTCGATGCGAAAGTTGTTGGATTTGACCAAGACAAGGATGTTGCTGTCTTGAGTATCGATGCACCTAAAGACAAACTAAGACCTATACCTGTTGGTATATCAGCAGATTTGCTTGTTGGTCAAAAGGTTTTTGCTATTGGAAACCCT TTTGGACTGGATCATACTCTTACAACTGGTGTAATCAG TGGCCTTCGGAGAGAAATTAGTTCTGCGGCTACTGGTAGGCCAATTCAAGATGTCATACAGACAGATGCTGCCATTAATCCAGGAAACAGTGGAGGACCACTTCTTGATAGTTCGGGGAACCTTATCGGAATAAATACGGCAATATATTCTCCTTCTGGGGCGTCCTCTGGTGTTGGATTTTCAATCCCTGTTGACACA GTGAGTGGTATTGTTGATCAGTTGGTGCGATTTGGGAAGGTGACAAGACCAATTTTAGGAATCAAGTTTGCTCCCGATCAGTCTGTCGAACAGTTGGGTGTAAGCGGAGTGCTTGTCTTAGATGCTCCTGCTAATGGTCCTGCTGGGAAAGCT GGCCTGAAACCGACTAAGCGCGATGCTTATGGTAGACTTATATTGGGAGACATAATAACATCAGTGAATGGGAAAAAGGTCACAAATGGAAGCGATTTGTATAGAATTCTTGACCAATGTAAAGTTGGTGATAAG GTGACTGTGGAGGTACTACGTGGTGATCACATGGAGAAAATTCCAGTAATTCTGGAGCCGAAGCCTGACGAATCTTGA
- the LOC103498073 gene encoding uncharacterized protein LOC103498073 yields MEAEEKEEEPPPQFPRKLSSTPTMQEDAGANGALDLCPSFSSYSFDGPAETAARVAMEFEGMSGEGDGGDENDFEFVLFQKTEDEMILDSPITPVFPVFNHDLFKKSDETEVNELNNGNAPVIRISLQKLIIDDRERERDLDRDLPSASSSETDELEGIPPGTYCVWTPKSVQAAERGKCKKSKSTGSGTGSSSSKRWRLRNLLPRSSSEGGKNLFVFLTPSSKSTRKKEEKSEKLGEDAKGKKSCSEANKAIIRKSKIKGGSVEKASSAHELFYMRNRMLKEGDRRRSYLPYRQDLVGFWANLNTVSKALPPF; encoded by the coding sequence ATGGAAGCTGAAGAGAAGGAGGAAGAACCACCGCCTCAATTCCCCCGGAAACTTTCTTCTACTCCAACTATGCAAGAAGACGCCGGCGCCAATGGAGCTTTGGATCTCTGTCCAAGCTTCAGCAGCTACTCTTTCGACGGACCTGCAGAAACTGCCGCGAGAGTAGCCATGGAGTTTGAAGGAATGAGTGGAGAAGGCGATGGCGGTGACGAGAATGATTTCGAATTTGTTTTGTTTCAAAAAACGGAGGACGAAATGATTTTAGATTCTCCGATTACTCCTGTTTTTCCTGTCTTCAATCACGACCTATTCAAGAAGAGCGATGAAACAGAGGTTAATGAATTGAACAACGGAAATGCTCCGGTTATAAGGATTTCTCTCCAGAAGCTTATAATTGACGATCGTGAGCGTGAACGTGACCTTGATCGTGATCTTCCGTCTGCCTCCTCGTCTGAAACCGACGAATTGGAGGGAATTCCACCGGGAACATACTGCGTTTGGACGCCTAAGTCAGTACAAGCAGCGGAGCGTGGAAAATGTAAGAAGAGTAAGTCCACAGGATCAGGAACAGGATCGTCATCTTCAAAACGGTGGAGGCTTCGAAATTTACTTCCACGAAGCAGCAGCGAAGGAGGAAAGAATCTGTTCGTCTTCTTAACACCGTCTTCAAAATCGAcaaggaagaaagaagagaaatcGGAGAAATTAGGCGAAGATGCAAAAGGAAAGAAGAGCTGTTCGGAGGCCAACAAGGCCATCATCAGAAAATCGAAGATCAAAGGGGGCTCCGTGGAAAAAGCATCATCGGCGCATGAATTGTTTTACATGAGGAACAGAATGTTGAAGGAAGGAGATAGGAGACGTTCGTACCTTCCATACCGGCAAGACCTCGTCGGATTCTGGGCAAATCTCAACACCGTGAGCAAAGCATTACCTCCATTCTAA